The proteins below are encoded in one region of Fulvia fulva chromosome 9, complete sequence:
- a CDS encoding Lactose permease, which translates to MSIHVDIVRSLAQSVQRLRLPFTSIVSPTTKMDHKDPDFQHSEVVLEKLEVPNVTWYKHAGLRRLYIMMPILFLGATTNGYDGSLLNGLQTLDPWQDEFGHPNGSTLGLFSAILQIGAFSAIFFSAYLADTFGRKKGVVIGIIVLCIGMILQVVPGKTNGMFIGGRFLVGLGSNLSQGSAPLLIMELAHPQHRGKLTVMYNTLWYVGSIVAAWTVYGTQKYTGSAVWRIPVGLQALMPVIQLVGIWLLPESPRWQVMKDKPEQALATLVKYHANGDSNDHFVQAEFQEIRDALRLDKQYAKQGWSILVKTPGNRKRLLPIALVAFFSQCSGNGLVSYYLHSILESVGITNANEQALFNGGLQIWSFLGCDWILGIPGGQLWQEEALLDRWYWHARHFHHLDSLLGRVCTDWKSWCWQVCLGHDLLVLWSCWFRMARIDCGILCRDLAIQHSCQGASIEHGFRLNCFGAESVRKSDRP; encoded by the exons ATGTCCATTCACGTCGACATCGTTCGGTCATTGGCACAGTCAGTTCAACGCTTGCGATTGCCCTTCACCTCGATCGTATCTCCTACTACCAAGATGGACCACAAGGACCCTGACTTCCAACACAGCGAGGTCGTTCTGGAGAAGCTCGAAGTCCCCAACGTGACATGGTACAAGCATGCCGGACTCAGGCGTCTGTATATCATGATGCCGATCCTCTTTCTTGGAGCAACGACGAACGGCTACGACGGAAGTCTGCTCAATGGACTTCAGACGCTGGACCCATGGCAAGATG AGTTCGGGCACCCTAACGGGTCTACGCTTGGTCTGTTCAGTGCGATTCTTCAGATTGGAGCCTTCTCAGCCATCTTCTTCT CGGCGTACCTAGCCGATACGTTTGGGAGGAAGAAAGGCGTTGTCATCGGGATCATCGTGCTATGCATTGGAATGATACTCCAGG TTGTACCTGGAAAGACCAACGGCATGTTCATCGGCGGTCGTTTCCTGGTTGGTCTTGGATCGAATCTCTCGCAAGGCTCGGCTCCACTCCTCATAATGGAGCTCGCACATCCACAGCATCGAGGAAAGCTCACTGTCATGTACAACACCCTCTGGTACGTCGGCTCGATCGTGGCAGCGTGGACCGTATACGGGACGCAGAAGTACACTGGATCTGCCGTTTGGAGAATACCCGTCGGCCTACAAGCTCTGATGCCGGTAATTCAGCTGGTGGGCATATGGCTTCTTCCAGAGAGCCCTCGATGGCAGGTCATGAAAGATAAGCCTGAGCAGGCGTTGGCTACCTTGGTCAAGTATCATGCCAATGGCGATAGTAACGATCACTTCGTGCAGGCTGAGTTTCAAGAGATCCGAGATGCACTTCGCCTGGACAAGCAATACGCCAAGCAAGGCTGGTCGATACTGGTCAAGACCCCGGGTAACCGCAAGCGTCTACTACCCATCGCACTTGTCGCCTTCTTCTCTCAGTGCTCTGGCAATGGCCTCGTTAGCTATTATCTCCACAGCATCTTGGAGTCTGTCGGCATCACCAACGCCAATGAGCAGGCTCTCTTCAACGGCGGTCTGCAGATCTGGAGTTTCCTTGGTTGCGATTGGATTCTCGGCATTCCTGGTGGACAGCTTTGGCAGGAAGAAGCTCTTCTTGATCGCTGGTATTGGCATGCTCGTCACTTTCACCATCTGGACAGCTTGCTCGGCCGGGTATGCACAGACTGGAAATCATGGTGCTGGCAAGTCTGTCTTGGCCATGATCTTCTTGTTCTATGGAGCTGCTGGTTTCGCATGGCCAGGATTGACTGTGGCATACTGTGCCGAGATCTTGCCATACAACATTCGTGCCAAGGGGCTAGCATTGAACATGGCTTTCGTCTCAATTGCTTCG GTGCTGAATCAGTACGTAAATCCGATCGGCCTTGA